One genomic segment of Lampris incognitus isolate fLamInc1 chromosome 2, fLamInc1.hap2, whole genome shotgun sequence includes these proteins:
- the rnf41 gene encoding E3 ubiquitin-protein ligase NRDP1 — MGYDVTRFQGEVDEDLLCPICSGVLEEPVQAPHCEHAFCNACITQWFAQQQICPVDRTVVTLAHLRPVPRIMRNMLSKLQISCDNAGFGCTATLRLDQLQSHLKDCEHNPKRPVNCEEGCGLEMPKDEMPNHNCIKHLRSVVQQQQSRISELEKNVAEHKHQLGEQKRDIQLLKAYMRAIRSANPNLQNLEESIEYNEILEWVNSMQPARVTRWGGMISTPDAVLQAVIKRSLIDSGCPLSIVNDLIENAHERNWPQGLATLETRQMNRRYYENYVAKRIPGKQAVVVMACENQHMGEDMILEPGLVMIFAHGVEEIL, encoded by the exons ATGGGGTACGACGTCACCAGGTTCCAAGGAGAGGTGGATGAAGACTTGCTGTGCCCCATTTGTAGTGGGGTGCTAGAAGAACCAGTACAG GCTCCACACTGTGAACATGCTTTCTGCAATGCCTGCATCACACAGTGGTTTGCTCAGCAGCAGATTTGCCCTGTGGACCGCACAGTGGTGACGCTTGCCCATCTTCGGCCTGTGCCCCGCATCATGCGCAACATGCTCTCCAAGCTGCAAATCAGCTGTGACAATGCAGGTTTTGGTTGTACAGCTACACTGCGACTTGACCAACTACAGTCACACCTGAAGGACTGTGAGCACAATCCCAAAAGGCCTGTGAACTGTGAGGAGGGTTGTGG GCTAGAGATGCCCAAAGATGAGATGCCCAACCACAACTGCATCAAGCACTTGCGTAGTGTGGTACAGCAGCAGCAAAGCAGGATTTCAGAGCTCGAAAAAAATGTAGCGGAGCATAAGCACCAATTGGGAGAACAA AAACGGGATATCCAGCTGCTAAAAGCCTACATGAGAGCGATCCGCAGTGCTAACCCCAACCTGCAGAACCTTGAAGAAAGCATCGAGTACAATGAGATCCTGGA GTGGGTCAACTCAATGCAGCCTGCCAGAGTGACACGCTGGGGCGGCATGATCTCCACTCCGGACGCCGTTCTCCAGGCAGTCATCAAGCGCTCCCTCATCGACAGCGGCTGTCCTCTGTCGATCGTCAACGACCTGATCGAGAATGCCCACGAGCGAAATTGGCCGCAGGGCCTGGCCACACTGGAGACCCGGCAGATGAACAGGCGCTACTATGAGAACTACGTTGCTAAGCGCATCCCAGGCAAGCAGGCGGTGGTGGTGATGGCATGTGAGAATCAGCACATGGGAGAGGAC